A region of the Desulfobacterales bacterium genome:
ACTGCTCGGTTGTCTGTATGCAGCGATTGCCCTATGATCTCCGGCGTGACGCCTTAAAAGAAGATACGATCCAGGGGTATGGCGTAAACAGAAATCTCGAAGGATTAAAACAGGCAACCCTGATTGTGAACGATTCCGTCGGCGCCGGGATGACCCGGAGCTCTTTTATTCAACGGGTACAAAGGGGAGCAGCCAGCTGATTCCCCGCCGGAGACTTTACTTGCCGCAGGACGCTTCGCAGTTTGGCGTGGTGGTGAATTCAGCGGCCGGGTCAACGATGAGGAGGCCGTTCATAAAGCTGCGGCCGATGAGCATCTGGTGTTCAAATTTTCTGCGGTCGGTAAGGTTGAAATCGACTTCCCGGTAATACTTTCCCAGACAGATCCCCAGCCGGATTACCGGACGCTCCTGGTGATCGTTCGGGTGCCTTTTAATTTTTGCGATTCGCAGCAGTCTTTTTTCCCGCGTTTTCCAAAGCCATTGGGCGTTGACATCAAAGCGAACCCAGCGTTTGCCGTCACGTATGAACTCCCTGATGTTGATGGCGCTGAGGGAAGAGTGCTCCGCTCCGGTATCCAGCTTGGCCGTCATGATGAGGTTTTCCGGACAGATTTTGATTTTCTCCAACAGGCCGACAACCTGCTTGTCCTGGGAGATGGCTGAAAATGGAATTCCGATTAAAATCGCAGCGATAAGGGCTGGAATGATTCTCATGCTTTTTACAGTCTGGTCAGCTTTTATACCGGATCCCCTCCCCAAAAAATAATTGGGGTAATATATCATTTTCTGTTTACCAGGCAAAGTTTTAAATAGCGCCGCGAACCTTTTTAGAGGCGGGCGTAAACATGAACGTTTTATTTAACGGGTGCCTTGTTGATAACTGGAGAAAATAAAGCGTTACCCGAAGTCGTCG
Encoded here:
- a CDS encoding RimK/LysX family protein, which gives rise to MRIIPALIAAILIGIPFSAISQDKQVVGLLEKIKICPENLIMTAKLDTGAEHSSLSAINIREFIRDGKRWVRFDVNAQWLWKTREKRLLRIAKIKRHPNDHQERPVIRLGICLGKYYREVDFNLTDRRKFEHQMLIGRSFMNGLLIVDPAAEFTTTPNCEASCGK